In Rhodopirellula islandica, the sequence CGAGCCCTACGACCGCTGGCCGGACAACTCGAGCTGGATGAGTCTGATGGAGCTGACGCATTGGTACGACGGCCCCGTGGAGCTGGTCACACGGCGATATCCCGTGAACTTGCTGACCATGAGCGAGCGGCTAAGAGCTGACTTGCAGGCGGGTTACGATCTGGCGATTCATTGCGGTCAGGCTCCAGGATCAACCCAAATGCGATTGGAAAACGTGGGGCTGAATCTCCGCACAGATGGCACCGAAATCCTGCCCGACGCTCCTGCGGCCTACCGATCTGGTTTGCCGCTGCCAGCATCCGCTCAAAAGATCCGAGATGCGGGCATTCCTGCCGCGGTGTCGCATCACGCGGGTACATATTTGTGCAATGCGGCGTTGTACCTGAGTCACCATTATTCAGCAGCATTCGGGCTGCAGACCCAGTCTCTGTTCGTGCACGTGCCCCTGGCCCCTTCCCAGGTCGCACGTGAAAATTCGGATTCGCCCAGCATGAGTGTGCCGATGACCAGCGCCGCGCTCGCGATTCTGATTCAAAGTCTGGTTGCATCGACCAACTGACCAGAATCCGGTCCGGAACGGCTGATCGGGCCAAAGCGGGCGATGACGATTGCGGGGGTCAGCGACTATGATGGGTGTCTTTGCTGCCCTCCTTCTTCCATCACCGTTCTGCACCATCACCATGATCAGTTCGCGAAAATCGTCTTTCTTGCGGTTCGTGTCGCTCTGCTGCCTTGCCTTGGCCTCGGTCGCCCCCGTGTCCGCCGATGATGAAAAGACGGCTGACTCGAAGGACAAGCCCGCGGCGACCGAAACAGCCGCCGAGGTGAAGCCTCCCGCCAAGGCTGACAAACCGGCACCGAAAAAAGTGGCTGAAACGAAGGAAGTCACCGAGAAAGAAGTGCCCCAGAAGGCGGATGAAAAACCCGTCGTCCAATCGATCTTTCCCGACAAGGCTCTCGAAACGTCCGTCCGTGCGGAGGTGTTCGCCAAACGCCACAACGACGAACCGATCACGGCCGAAGACGTTGCCAAAATCTCGCGAGTGGTGGGCAGCGGCAAAGGCATCGCCTCACTGGAGGGTTTGCAGCACTGCAAGTCATTGATGTTGATCGATTTGGCGAACAATGAAATCGAAGACTTGACTCCGATCTCCGGGCTCAAACGCTTGCAATCCGTCACCTTGGCGAGCAACAAAATCAGCAGCCTCGATCCGGTCGCTGAACTGACTGCGATGCAGTTGCTCGATGTTTCGGCCAACCAACTGACCAGCTTGGATCCGCTGACGAAGATGTCCAATTTGCGGACTCTGTATTTGGCCGACAATCAATTGACCAGCCTGGATCCTTTGGCAGGTCTGACCAAGATTTGGTCGCTGGATGTGGCCGGGAATCAACTGACCAGCTTGAATCCCATTTCGAAGCTTGGTTGGTTGACCACGCTCGAAATTTCGGACAACCAAATCACGTCCCTTCAACCACTGACGGCGCTCCATGACCTCGACATGCTGATCGTTCCTGGCAATCCGATTGCCAACCTGAAACCTCTGGTCGAAATGTGTCGTGCGGACCTGGAGGGTGACCGACGTTTCGCTCCTTACTTGAACGTTTACTTTTCCCCCACGCAGTTGAATCACGCCGATTGGTCCGAAGACCTTGCTGGCCTGCGAAGTCTCGGTGTGCGTCTGCACGAGTATGAGCGGAAGCAGCCGGGAGCAAAGTCGAATCCATGAGTGCTCCGACTCCCGAAGAATTCATTCAGCGAGCGTTGGCTGTTGGGATTGCTGACCGCCGTTCAGTCGACCGCGCGCTAGCGGACCTCGGTTCGGAAGAACGTGGGCTCAGCGATGTGATTGAGCTGCTGCAGCGACACGGAATTCTGACCACCTTGCAATGCGAGAAGCTGACCCGAGGCGACAAGGGTGGTTACTTCTATGGCGATTACATCGTCCAGTACCTGATCGGTGCTGGTACGTTCGCACGGGTGTACCGAGCTCAGAAGGGCGAAGAAGTCTTCGCGGTCAAAGTGCTTCGCAAACGGTTCCGTGATGAACCGAAGGAAATGGAACAATTCCTTCGCGAAGGTCGGATGGGGCTGAAGCTCAAACACCCCAACATTGTTCGAATCTTGGATGTCGTTCCGGACGTGAGGAATCCGTTCTTGGTGATGGAGTTTGTCGAGGGGCAAACGCTTCGCGAGCTGGTGAGAATTCGCAAGCAGCTGCCGGTTGAACTTGCGTTGAAACTCACGATGGAGATCTCGGCCGGTCTGGCACACGCGGCCGGGCTTGGGATTTCTCACCGTGACTTGAAGCTGTCCAACGTGCTGATTTCATCGGCCGGGACGGCGAAGCTGGTCGACTTCGGCTTGGCCGCGTTGGCCGATCGCAACAACCCCGAACAAGTCGCGGATTGCCCCAACGCTCGCGCGATTGATTACGCCGCGTTGGAACGCGGCACCAACGTTCGCAAGGACGACCCACGCAGTGACGTCTTCTTCACCGGCAACATGCTGTATCACATGATCGCGGGCGAGCCGGCACTGACCGAAACCCGTGACCGTTTGGCGCGGCTAAACGTGTCGCGATTTCAAGAAATCAAACCGATCTCGGAACACGTTCCCGATTGCCCCGGGATCGTCAGTCAACTGTTGATGAAAATTCTGGCGTATGATCCTGAGAAACGCATTCAATCCGCTGCGGCGATGCGGATTGAAGTCGAACGCGTCCTGGAAACGCTGAAGAAGGGCCCAACGGAACGGAAAGTCCATGACACCACCGGAACCGTCAACGCGGCCGATGTCGGTGATGACCAGGTGGTCACCAACGAGGGCGAAGGCTACGTCGTGATGTTGGTGGAATCAAAAGCCAACTTGCAAAACGCGGTTCGCGAGCGGTTGAAGGCACGTGGTTATCGCGTGTTGATCATCGCCGATCCCAAGCGAGCTTTGGCGAGATTCGAGGATGACATTGAGAATCCCGCAGATTGTGTGATCTTTGGTGCAGCCGAACTTGGCAACGACGCCTTGGAGGCCTACAACCAATTTGTCACGGACGAAAAGACGGCCGAAATCCCGGCGATCTTGCTCGTCGATCAACGCCAAGGACACATCATCAGCCGCGCCAAACGCGGTCCCAATCGCGTGCTGCTACCGTTGCCACTGCGAGTCAAGCAACTTCGAGTTGCGCTGATGCAGTTGCTGGCCAACATCGAAAAGCGGACCCCGGGAATGTTTTGAGCTGTCCTTTCAGTCCCTTCTTTCACAACACGCGACTGATGGATTGAACCACGACATGCAACTCACCGGATTGACGGTTATCGGCGGCGGCCAAATGGCTCGGGCTCTTGTGGGCGGAATGCTCGAAAGTGGATGCCTGAAAGCAAGCGAACTGACGGTCGTGCACCAAACCAAAGCGACTGGCGATTGGTGGGGGGCAAAGTATCCCGGGTGCACAACCAGCACCGACACCGTCGAAGCGGTTTCGGGCGCCAGCACGGTGATGCTGGCCGTCAAACCGCACATCATCGCCGAGGTATTGGCGGTCAAGAATGCGGACGGCAAATCAGCCGATTGGTCAGGGCGTTTGATCGTGTCCATCGCCGCGGGCATCGGGCTGGACAAATTGACCCAAGGGGTCGGTCACGATCGCGTCGTCCGCGTGATGCCCAACACGCCCAGCCTGGTCGGGGAAGGGGCCAGCGGGTACTGCGTCAGTTTGGGCGTGAGCGACGACGATGTGAAATTGATCGAAACGATGTTGAATAGCGTTGGGATTGCCTCCCTGGTCACGGAACCGCAAATGAATGCGGTCACCGGCGTCAGTGGCTCCGGACCTGCCTACGTGTTTCTGATCATCGAGGCACTCGCTGACGGCGGCGTCGCAGCCGGTTTGCCGCGTGCCACGGCGCTGAAATTGGCAACGCAAACGGTTTTGGGGGCCGCGAAAATGGTTCGTGAGACGGGCGAGCACCCCGGCGTTCTGAAGGACAACGTTTGCAGCCCTGGGGGAACAACCATTGCCGCGATGAGCGTCCTGGAACAGAATGCAGTTCGTGGAGCAATGATTCAAGCCGTGCAGGCGTCGGCCAATCGCAGTCGCGAGTTGGCATAGCCGGTTGGTCAACGCTGCGTTTTAGAGAGCGAAAGTCGTCCGGGCTTTCGATCGACGAGTTCACTTTCATACTTTCCATAGGGACGCCGCGATGGTTTCGCCGATCGTCAAAGTCGACGACAAGCACTTGCCTCTGTACCGAGTCGTTTGGGTTGCAGATCTGCCACATTTTTGTGGCGAAGAAGATTGCCAACGCGAAGGCTATTACGAGATCCGGTTGGACGTCGAAGATTCGATATGGACGAGCTCAGCGGAGCGTGATGAGGTGCTGGAAGCCCTGAACCGTTGGTGCGGTGATCCGCGTGAAGACTCCGACGAGCGACCGTTTTAAGCCACATGCGTTCGAAGCCATGTGGCCGATCGTCCTGATCTCAGCCGCCCGCCTCTCGAGCACGATCTTTTTCGCGATCCTTCTCGCGAACTTCCTCGATGTCGTTCTCGCGGGGTTTGTCGTTGACCGCTTGGCCAATCGCTTTGGCCAAGCGACCCAGCATGGCGAAGTAGATGAACGTTCCCGCTGTGCCGGTGAAGATGCACACCGCCGCGGCGGCGATCGGGGACATCAGGCTGGCGGAGACGAAAATCAGAAACGCGGCAAAGAAGATCAACGCGGCGGAAAGATAAAAGCCGCCCCATGCTTCCTCGCACCGAGTCACACTGCGTCCGACTTCAGGAGAAAACGGTACAAACATGTTTTGCATGTCCAACATCGACAGCAAAACGAATGGGAACAACAGAAACACCGACAACATGATCAAGCAGACGGTTGCCAGGTTTTGACCAAACGCCAACGTCCCGATCATCCATCCAGGGCCGCCCGTCAGACCCACCGCAGCAAAGCAGAACAACGTGGGGGCAAGCCACTCCAGCGGTTCGAGCGTCAACGGCCAATCCGACACCTCGTCTTCGTCGTTGCTGACTGATTGCAGAATGGTGAATCCACAGGCCAAGACCATTGCCCCGTAAACGATCCCGGCAGGAAACAAGAACTTCAGTGCTGCATCGAATCCAGTGGCAATGGCAATGCCGGCGACGGCAGACCCGATCGTGGACAGAATCAGCCAGTGAACGGTCACGCTCAGTTGGCTAAAGATCCCAAAAACGGATTTGGCCCAATCGGAGATCTTGGGAACATCCAAATCCGCCGCCGGCGAATCTTCTTCCGTGCGGGCGGCCTGATCGAGAAGTTCTTGGGCGGATTTGCGGA encodes:
- a CDS encoding pyroglutamyl-peptidase I, producing MTKVLLTAFEPYDRWPDNSSWMSLMELTHWYDGPVELVTRRYPVNLLTMSERLRADLQAGYDLAIHCGQAPGSTQMRLENVGLNLRTDGTEILPDAPAAYRSGLPLPASAQKIRDAGIPAAVSHHAGTYLCNAALYLSHHYSAAFGLQTQSLFVHVPLAPSQVARENSDSPSMSVPMTSAALAILIQSLVASTN
- a CDS encoding leucine-rich repeat domain-containing protein; the encoded protein is MISSRKSSFLRFVSLCCLALASVAPVSADDEKTADSKDKPAATETAAEVKPPAKADKPAPKKVAETKEVTEKEVPQKADEKPVVQSIFPDKALETSVRAEVFAKRHNDEPITAEDVAKISRVVGSGKGIASLEGLQHCKSLMLIDLANNEIEDLTPISGLKRLQSVTLASNKISSLDPVAELTAMQLLDVSANQLTSLDPLTKMSNLRTLYLADNQLTSLDPLAGLTKIWSLDVAGNQLTSLNPISKLGWLTTLEISDNQITSLQPLTALHDLDMLIVPGNPIANLKPLVEMCRADLEGDRRFAPYLNVYFSPTQLNHADWSEDLAGLRSLGVRLHEYERKQPGAKSNP
- a CDS encoding protein kinase domain-containing protein, producing MSAPTPEEFIQRALAVGIADRRSVDRALADLGSEERGLSDVIELLQRHGILTTLQCEKLTRGDKGGYFYGDYIVQYLIGAGTFARVYRAQKGEEVFAVKVLRKRFRDEPKEMEQFLREGRMGLKLKHPNIVRILDVVPDVRNPFLVMEFVEGQTLRELVRIRKQLPVELALKLTMEISAGLAHAAGLGISHRDLKLSNVLISSAGTAKLVDFGLAALADRNNPEQVADCPNARAIDYAALERGTNVRKDDPRSDVFFTGNMLYHMIAGEPALTETRDRLARLNVSRFQEIKPISEHVPDCPGIVSQLLMKILAYDPEKRIQSAAAMRIEVERVLETLKKGPTERKVHDTTGTVNAADVGDDQVVTNEGEGYVVMLVESKANLQNAVRERLKARGYRVLIIADPKRALARFEDDIENPADCVIFGAAELGNDALEAYNQFVTDEKTAEIPAILLVDQRQGHIISRAKRGPNRVLLPLPLRVKQLRVALMQLLANIEKRTPGMF
- the proC gene encoding pyrroline-5-carboxylate reductase, giving the protein MQLTGLTVIGGGQMARALVGGMLESGCLKASELTVVHQTKATGDWWGAKYPGCTTSTDTVEAVSGASTVMLAVKPHIIAEVLAVKNADGKSADWSGRLIVSIAAGIGLDKLTQGVGHDRVVRVMPNTPSLVGEGASGYCVSLGVSDDDVKLIETMLNSVGIASLVTEPQMNAVTGVSGSGPAYVFLIIEALADGGVAAGLPRATALKLATQTVLGAAKMVRETGEHPGVLKDNVCSPGGTTIAAMSVLEQNAVRGAMIQAVQASANRSRELA